From Actinomycetota bacterium, a single genomic window includes:
- a CDS encoding ABC transporter ATP-binding protein gives MISGNGLSKSFGGRVAVSEVTLQVEPGEVVGFLGPNGAGKTTTMRMLLGVLRPDNGSVEVRGPVGYLPETFAAYDALSVRSYLRFMAKMKSVTSASVDEAMQRAGVEDLAARPVGRLSKGQRQRTAMAQALLGSPPSYVLDEPTIGLDPKQIVDARNVIREMGRESAVLLSTHLLAEAASVCDRVIVIVKGRVVAEQATASAPDLEDRFLRLVAEAELA, from the coding sequence TTGATCTCCGGCAACGGGCTGTCGAAGTCTTTCGGGGGCCGCGTGGCAGTCTCGGAAGTCACGCTGCAGGTGGAGCCCGGCGAGGTGGTCGGCTTTCTCGGTCCCAACGGCGCCGGCAAGACCACCACGATGCGGATGCTCCTGGGGGTCCTGCGCCCGGATAATGGGTCGGTGGAAGTCCGGGGGCCGGTCGGCTACCTGCCCGAGACCTTCGCCGCCTACGACGCCCTGTCGGTCCGGTCGTATTTGCGGTTCATGGCGAAGATGAAGTCGGTGACTTCTGCGTCCGTGGACGAGGCAATGCAAAGGGCAGGGGTCGAAGACCTCGCCGCGCGCCCCGTCGGCAGGCTGTCGAAGGGACAGCGCCAGCGCACCGCGATGGCGCAGGCGCTCCTCGGCTCCCCGCCGTCCTACGTCCTGGACGAGCCCACGATAGGACTCGACCCGAAGCAGATCGTGGACGCCCGCAACGTCATCCGCGAGATGGGACGCGAGTCGGCGGTGCTTCTGTCCACTCACCTTCTGGCCGAAGCGGCGTCTGTGTGCGACCGAGTCATCGTGATCGTGAAAGGACGCGTCGTGGCGGAGCAGGCCACTGCATCGGCCCCCGACCTGGAGGACCGTTTCCTGAGGCTGGTCGCGGAGGCCGAACTGGCATGA